A portion of the Phycisphaerae bacterium genome contains these proteins:
- a CDS encoding PRC-barrel domain containing protein, translating to MFRNATQLEGYTLEAQDGQIGSVKDFYFDDSRWIVRYLVADTGRWLPGKLVLIAPASLGRPGDGDRFPVSLTKRQVEDSPDIAEDMPVSRQREYEMTQYYGWPIYWTGAGLGGPGTVAVAPLIVPSQPPDQEHSLTEERKGDPHLRSVNEVTGYIIQARDDTVGHVEDFILDDEAWAIRYLVIDTRNWWPGKHVLLAPQWVSLVSWSLSAVQVELTREKIKSAPPYDPSTPITREYEQRLHDHYGREGYWT from the coding sequence ATGTTTCGCAACGCCACGCAACTCGAAGGCTACACGCTGGAGGCCCAGGACGGCCAGATCGGGTCGGTGAAGGATTTTTACTTCGACGACTCGCGGTGGATCGTGCGCTACCTGGTGGCCGACACCGGACGCTGGCTGCCGGGCAAGCTCGTGCTGATCGCCCCAGCCTCGCTCGGCCGGCCGGGCGACGGCGACCGATTTCCCGTTTCGCTGACCAAACGTCAGGTCGAAGACAGCCCGGACATCGCCGAGGATATGCCGGTCTCGCGACAGCGGGAGTACGAGATGACGCAGTACTACGGCTGGCCGATCTACTGGACCGGCGCGGGGCTGGGCGGGCCCGGCACGGTCGCAGTGGCCCCGCTGATCGTCCCATCCCAGCCTCCAGACCAGGAGCATTCGCTGACCGAGGAGCGCAAGGGCGATCCGCACCTGCGAAGCGTCAACGAGGTCACGGGTTACATCATCCAGGCCCGCGACGACACCGTCGGCCACGTTGAGGATTTCATCCTGGATGACGAGGCGTGGGCTATCCGATATCTGGTCATCGACACCCGCAACTGGTGGCCGGGCAAGCACGTCCTGCTGGCCCCTCAGTGGGTCTCGCTGGTGAGCTGGTCGCTTTCGGCGGTCCAGGTGGAGCTGACGCGAGAGAAGATCAAGAGCGCGCCGCCGTACGATCCGTCAACGCCGATCACACGCGAGTACGAGCAGCGTCTCCACGACCACTACGGCCGCGAGGGCTATTGGACCTGA